A DNA window from Tachysurus vachellii isolate PV-2020 chromosome 20, HZAU_Pvac_v1, whole genome shotgun sequence contains the following coding sequences:
- the ca9 gene encoding carbonic anhydrase 9 produces MLLELFVTLLLIHSQVLGDSSSEEDEDEHEKSSSNSGHWGYHNQASWLRTFADCSGKSQSPIDIVTKDVTYDPRLPAIKLEGYDLSGRPELTLKNNGHTLQLQLPNTMRIVQGFEQIYLAAQLHFHWGNTKVPGSEHTIDNIHFPAEIHVVHYNSKYSNITEAASKPDGLAVLGAFIGIGLHENKNYERILSVIKDVSSEETDTNIPSFNVRHLLPNSLERFYRYSGSLTTPPCYQSVNWTIFNDTITVSRKQLAALEETLKGGHNQSLTKNFRSPQNLYGRRVLVSFPTSNSGYGRSSETDNYSTTTANGSQDGLSRGDILAIAFGLLFVLTLLFFFLYAYQQQQKHSKYKPDSRQNVIYKPATKDEV; encoded by the exons ATGCTGTTAGAGCTCTTCGTCACCCTCCTCCTCATCCACAGCCAGGTGCTGGGGGACAGTTCCTCtgaagaagatgaggatgagCATGAAAAAA GCTCATCCAATAGCGGTCACTGGGGCTATCATA ATCAGGCATCATGGCTGAGAACTTTTGCGGACTGCAGTGGAAAATCTCAGTCTCCTATTGACATCGTGACTAAAGACGTGACCTATGATCCCAGGCTACCTGCTATAAAACTAGAAGGTTATGATCTAAGTGGTCGCCCAGAACTGACACTGAAAAACAACGGTCACACTT tgCAGCTGCAGTTGCCCAACACCATGCGTATAGTACAAGGGTTTGAACAGATCTACTTGGCAGCCCAGCTGCATTTCCACTGGGGGAACACAAAAGTTCCTGGTTCAGAACACACCATTGATAACATTCACTTCCCTGCAGAG ATCCACGTAGTTCATTATAACTCAAAATATTCCAACATCACAGAAGCTGCAAGCAAACCAGATGGACTTGCTGTGTTAGGAGCCTTCATTGGG ATTGGTCTTCACGAGAATAAAAACTATGAAAGAATCCTGTCTGTAATTAAAGATGTTAGCTCTGAGG AGACGGACACTAATATCCCCAGTTTTAATGTCCGCCACCTTCTGCCAAACAGTCTGGAGAGGTTTTACAGATACTCTGGGTCTCTAACAACTCCGCCGTGTTACCAGTCAGTAAACTGGACAATATTCAATGACACAATCACAGTCTCAAGGAAACAG CTCGCTGCTCTGGAGGAGACGCTGAAAGGTGGACACAACCAGAGTTTAACCAAAAACTTCAGATCACCACAAAATCTTTACGGAAGACGAGTCCTGGTGTCTTTCCCTACGTCAAATTCTGGATACG GTAGGTCATCTGAGACAGACAATTACTCAACAACTACAGCAAATGGTTCACAGG atgGACTGTCTAGAG GTGATATCTTGGCTATTGCCTTTGGACTCTTGTTTGTGTTGACtttgctctttttcttcttgtacgCTTATCAACAGCAGCAAAAACACTCAAA ATATAAACCTGACTCCagacaaaatgttatttataaacCAGCGACCAAGGATGAAGTGTAG